From a single Limibacillus halophilus genomic region:
- a CDS encoding cysteine hydrolase family protein, whose product MVIAKTLLQLAGASQEPLKVSQSVLLLIDAQREYLDGHLPLTRIGPALEACAALLGAARSAGSTIIHVQHKGRPGGLFDPETKNYDLCDEVAALKGEIRITKGLPNAFAGTSLDAELKKREQKNLIIAGFMTHMCVSSTARAALDLGYSTTVVAPACATRDLPDGQGGVVAAETLHQAELAALSDRFAIIARSATDVVD is encoded by the coding sequence ATGGTCATTGCGAAAACGCTATTGCAGCTCGCCGGGGCGTCTCAGGAGCCTTTGAAGGTAAGCCAATCGGTGCTGCTGCTGATCGACGCGCAAAGAGAGTATCTGGACGGGCATCTGCCACTGACTCGCATAGGTCCGGCCTTGGAAGCCTGTGCCGCCTTGCTGGGCGCGGCCAGATCAGCTGGCAGCACGATCATCCATGTGCAGCACAAGGGGCGTCCCGGAGGGCTTTTCGATCCGGAAACCAAGAACTATGACCTTTGCGATGAAGTAGCAGCGCTAAAGGGTGAGATTCGCATCACCAAAGGTTTGCCCAACGCTTTTGCCGGGACCAGCCTGGATGCAGAGTTGAAAAAGCGGGAACAGAAAAACCTGATAATCGCTGGGTTCATGACGCATATGTGTGTCAGCTCAACGGCCCGCGCCGCACTGGATCTGGGCTATTCCACGACCGTTGTCGCGCCGGCTTGCGCGACACGGGATTTGCCGGACGGTCAGGGCGGCGTCGTCGCGGCCGAGACTTTGCACCAAGCCGAACTCGCCGCGTTGAGTGATCGCTTTGCCATCATTGCTCGGAGCGCCACAGACGTCGTCGATTGA
- a CDS encoding bifunctional 5,10-methylenetetrahydrofolate dehydrogenase/5,10-methenyltetrahydrofolate cyclohydrolase produces the protein MALSEARKTPVDHKILDGRVIGEGIRAEVAREARALADAGWPPRLISIAVGDTDAAMIYIRNQQRVAEKLGIAFEQKLFPAEATRAEVLAAIAALNADPRVTGIIIQRPVPDHLLIKELQGAVHPFKDVEGMHPASIGNIVYNDLVMGPCTSVAAVEMLKHTGLRLQGLEVVVIGHSEIVGKPIAFLLMSEGATVTVCHHMTRNLQVHSRQADAVFVAVGKPGLVTGNMIKPGAAVIDIGINQIDLPDGGTRVVGDADYDSCYDVAGWITPVPGGVGPVTVSILLRNLVTAAKLQRGHYERAFRGGFTPCAPAVAPVAE, from the coding sequence ATGGCCTTGAGCGAGGCGAGGAAGACACCTGTCGATCACAAGATTCTGGACGGCAGGGTGATCGGCGAAGGCATCCGCGCGGAGGTAGCGAGAGAAGCGCGCGCTTTGGCCGATGCCGGCTGGCCGCCGCGCCTTATTTCCATTGCCGTGGGCGATACCGATGCGGCCATGATCTATATCCGTAACCAGCAACGCGTCGCCGAGAAGCTGGGCATAGCCTTCGAGCAGAAACTGTTTCCCGCAGAGGCCACGCGAGCGGAGGTCCTGGCGGCAATTGCCGCATTGAACGCAGATCCGCGCGTCACCGGCATCATCATCCAGCGGCCGGTTCCCGACCACCTTCTCATCAAGGAACTGCAGGGTGCGGTACACCCCTTCAAGGATGTGGAGGGCATGCACCCGGCGTCCATCGGCAACATTGTCTACAACGACCTCGTAATGGGTCCCTGCACTTCCGTCGCGGCGGTCGAGATGCTCAAGCACACCGGCTTGCGTCTTCAAGGGTTGGAGGTCGTCGTGATCGGGCACTCTGAGATTGTCGGCAAGCCCATCGCTTTTTTGCTCATGAGCGAGGGCGCGACGGTCACGGTCTGCCACCACATGACCCGAAACCTGCAGGTTCACTCCCGTCAAGCCGACGCGGTCTTCGTCGCTGTCGGCAAGCCGGGGTTGGTTACAGGGAACATGATCAAGCCGGGCGCTGCCGTGATCGATATCGGCATTAATCAGATCGATTTGCCCGACGGAGGGACGCGCGTGGTCGGCGACGCAGATTACGATAGTTGCTACGACGTCGCCGGCTGGATCACGCCGGTTCCAGGGGGTGTCGGACCCGTAACCGTGTCCATTCTTCTTCGAAATCTTGTCACCGCAGCGAAGCTGCAGCGCGGGCATTACGAGCGTGCTTTTCGAGGCGGTTTCACACCTTGCGCGCCCGCCGTCGCACCTGTCGCCGAATAG
- a CDS encoding FMN-binding negative transcriptional regulator: MPIYPPKLFHSDDLGDALAIAETVRFANVFFQQAEVPTVVFLPFITAQEDSGPYLYAHLLRSNPLFAEARQGPVTARVVFNAADGYLSPSVYDEKKASGKVVPTWNYVASQFLVQIEIIPDDELEPLLVRQVAAFEGDVGSDWELSDAPDDYVAGLKKMIAGLRCRIIEAHAHKKLSQNRTAELGNVEAWFERQSTDRRRLADWFERVG; this comes from the coding sequence GTGCCGATTTATCCACCGAAACTGTTCCACAGCGATGATCTCGGCGATGCCTTGGCGATCGCGGAGACGGTTCGCTTCGCCAATGTCTTTTTTCAGCAGGCCGAAGTGCCGACGGTTGTTTTTTTGCCCTTTATAACCGCACAGGAAGATTCCGGCCCTTATCTCTATGCGCACCTGTTGCGCTCAAACCCGCTGTTTGCCGAGGCGCGGCAGGGCCCGGTGACGGCGCGCGTGGTGTTCAACGCCGCTGATGGATATCTTTCGCCGTCGGTCTACGACGAGAAAAAGGCGAGCGGCAAGGTCGTGCCGACCTGGAATTATGTCGCAAGTCAATTTCTGGTCCAGATCGAGATCATCCCGGATGACGAGTTGGAGCCCTTGCTGGTCCGACAAGTGGCCGCTTTTGAGGGCGACGTGGGATCGGATTGGGAGTTGAGCGATGCTCCTGACGACTACGTTGCAGGCCTCAAGAAAATGATCGCGGGGTTGCGCTGCCGTATCATCGAGGCGCACGCCCACAAGAAACTCAGCCAGAACCGAACGGCCGAACTTGGCAACGTAGAGGCTTGGTTCGAGCGGCAATCGACAGACCGGCGCCGCCTCGCCGACTGGTTTGAAAGGGTTGGGTGA